The genomic region GGTTGCGGTAGTCGCTGCGGCAGTCGTCGGTGAGCTCGTCGAGCAGGTAGGCGGTGGCCGGGTCCATCATGTTGGAAGCCGGCGCCGTCGCGGAGAAGGCCTCGAAGATGAGGACCGAGTGGTGCGACACCAGCGCGCGGCCGCTCTCGCTGCAGATGACAGGGTGCTGCACGCCCTTGCGGTCGCAGACGCGGCCGACGGCGGCGACCACGGCCGCCGCGTACTCCTCCAGGCTGTAGGCCACCGACATGTCGGTCTGCGCCGAGTGCGTCCCGTCGTAGTCGATGCCGAGGCCGCCGCCGACGTCAATGACGCGCATGGCCGCGCCGAGGCGGGCGAGCTCGCAGTAGATCTGCGCGGCCTCGCCAACGCCGTCGGCGAGCAGGGCGGTGGTGGGGATCTGGGAGCCAATGTGGAAGTGCAGGAGCTGGAGGCAGTCGAGCATGGCGAGGGCCTTGAGCTTGGCCACCACGGAGAGAATCTGCGCGGCGTTGAGGCCGAACTTGCCCTTCTCGCCGGAGGTGGCGCCGAAGTGGCCGGCGTGCTTGGTGCGCAGCTTGGCGCGCATGCCGACCACCGGGCGGATGTTGAGGCGGCGGCTGGCCTCGACGACAATGTCgagctcctcctcctgctcgaGCACGATGACGGTGTTGAGGCCCATGGTGCGGGCGATGAGCGCGAGCGAGACGTACTCGAGGTCCTTGTAGCCGTTGCAGATGAGCAGGGCGTCGGGGCTGCCGCGGGCGACGAGGCAGCTCATGGTGAGCAGCAGCTCGGGCTTGGAGCCGGCCTCGAGGCCGAACCCGAAGGGCGCGCCGAACTCGACGATGTCCTCGACCACGTACCGGTCCTGGTTGCACTTGACGGGGTAGACGCCCTGGTACCGCCCGGCGTAGCCCGTGGAGCGCACGGCGTAGGCGAAGGCGGCGTTGAGGGTCTCGACGCGGTGGCGCAGCACGTCGGGGAAGCGCACGAGCAGCGGCAGCGCGAGGCCGAGCCCGCCGCCGGCGCGCGCGCCGGCCGCCCGGGCGACGACCTTGGCGAGGTCGATCTCCTGGCCGGGGAGCGTGGCGGCGCCGTGCGGGCGCACCGCGACGTCGCCGTCGTCGTTGACGAAGAAGTAGGGCGCGCCCCAGCCGTCGACGTTGTAGAGCGCCGACGAGAGGTCGGCCGACCAGGCGGCCATCTCGGGCTTGTCGGCAGCAGCGGCCGCGGCTACGGCGACGGCGGGGCCCAGCAGTGGCGCGGCCGCGAAGCGCGGCGAGGCGTCGCCGCACGCGGGGAAGGCGTGGGCCACGGGGGCGGCAGCGTCGACAGCGAGCGCAGGCATCTCGTCACGGAATTAACAACCGGAGAAAGCTAATCCACTGGGGGGAAAAGTCAGAAATTTTTCTGTTTCTTTGTGCCGTATGCAGTCAGGAATTTCTCTGCTATTCGtttctggcggcggcggcgatgaaaaaATCGAAGAAAAGAATTGTATGAGGCGAAAAGGGGCTGTAGATCGATCGACGAACAGCGAAGAAGAAAATAACGGTGAAAAAGTCAGTAATTATAAGAATCGAAATCAATCTAGGGTGATGAGATTCCGAGGATTACTGATGCCAAAAGAGGAAGTTCTGGAAGGGGAGGTAGAAGAAATCTAGGACGGGATTTTGGATCCTGTTGTAAGGAAGGGGGCTTAGAAAGCCGCCGAGGCCGGAGCCCCGGCTACCCCCGCAAAAGTTGCAGGCGGGCGGGGGGCGCGCGGCGGGGAGGGTCGCGTCGCCGGTTGTGGAGGCTGGGCACCCCACGCCGGCGTTCAGTCGGATGTGGAGAGAccgcgggggcgacggcggcgctagggtttgctCTTGATCGCTCGCTCgctaggaggaggaggatggatggatggatcgatctGCTGGGATTGACGCGCTGAGGCGAGGCGGGATGGGAGAAGGAGCGAGCGTTGCTGGCGGTGGATGGGTTTGCGGCTGTGCGTGGCGCCGGCTTTATAGGAGGCCCGCAAGGCCCGTGGGGCCCATCCCGGGCCGGGAGAGCCTCCCCCGGTCACCCATCCTCCTCCTTCTGTTGGTGTTGGTGGCGTACGCGAAGCAAGGCGTGAGATGGATGAAAAAAACTTGGCGCTTCCGTTGAGCCTTGGCGTCCGCCAGCAGTGAACGAGCTCGCGAGCGGGGTAGGTGCGGTTTGACCCCGCCCGCCCTCCCTCCCGCGGGCCCCGCGCGTCAGCGGGCGGACGGAAGGCTCCTGCCGCGCCTCGTGGCTGCGCCGGCCTGACGGCGCTGGGGAGTAGCGGTAGTTGGGTCGTGGACAGGGCCCGTTAATTGCGACCCATGCCCTTGGATCCACCCGTCGGCTTGACCGGACCTACGAGTGGTGGGGGTGGTTGAACGCTTCCCCGCTCGGCCCCTCACGTTCTTTGGTCCCTCCTCGTTCTGCGCCGTCCGTCGGGGGATCCGACGGCCGGGCGCGCCCCAGATCGGACCTGTGCCCGGCTTTGTATGCGGTTCATTCGCGAGCGGCCCCGGGATCCGCCGGGTCCTCACGTCACGTGAGGCCGGGCGGGCAGCGTCGCAGGGGCGTGGGCCGTCACCACGGCTCGCGGTCACAGATCACCCGCCAGAATCAGGGCGCGTGCGGGGTCAAGGCCGCGCCGCGGTCAGTCAGTGCGTGTGAACCGCACAGGCGGATCGTGTGGGCTTTTCCAGCGCTGCCACTCGTTTTGACCTAGCGAGGCGCGCCCGCCCGCCCTCCGTTCGTTTGGCTTTTTCCATTTCGGCCCCCCTTCGCGGCGGGGGGTTTCAACGGGAGCGGCGGAAAAGAACGCATGGGGGCATGGCGTTATCTTTTCGGTGATGACTGATGACACGCACGCACGGGGGTCTGGGGATAAGGGGCTTTGAACTGCGGGGGGAGAAGAGAAATGGCATTGTTCGCATTGGAATTCCACTTGGTTGGTGGGCTGCGATTTTTGGATGGATTTTTGCGCGCCGGGGATAGGGTTCGTAGCGATGTATGCTCACAAGTGGAAGATATACGGTGTAGaaaaattgcttgaggacaaaacAAGCTGCCGAAAAATGCACCTTCAAAGCCCAAGGACCAACATTTTATCTGCACtctatagctggccaaacgggccggcccggcctGGCACGGCACGATTATtatacgggccgtgccgtgccggcccgcgtgctgcAGCCTGCAGCCCAAGCACGGCCCATATGCTAATCGGGCCGGCCCACCGGCTGCTAGGCCCGCTAATCTGTCTCCTATTTTGCGCACTGGGCGTTTTTTAGCCTGTTTTTACCTGTTGGGCCACATTAggatacataaaaaataaaaaaaaagataatcgggccgtgccgtgccggcccacgtGCTCGGCCTTCAGGCCCAGGCATGGCCCTtggcgtgccgcgtgccgggccAGGCCCGTTTAGCACGTGCCGTGCCGGCCGTGCtaccgggccggcccagctatcCCGGCCCGTTTGGCCACTTACACTGCACTCATTGGACAACAGATTCATCACAACTTTCAtcgaacaaccccccccccccccccacacacacacaccaccaccaccaccacccccacggCCGGGAGGACAGACCGGACACGGTCCGAACAAAAAACGGCCATCCAACCAAAACCTCAAAACCACCCTATATGTCTAGTCTATCCGACACAAAGCTGGCCAAACGGGCGGGCCTGGCATGCCAGCCCGCGAGGCAATAAGCGATTGCACGACGATGTCTCGCTCAAGCTTTTAGACTAGTTGGGCCGACCTATTTTTGCGCAGCTTTCGAACGAATAAGGGAAATAGGAAGATGCGGGGATCGATCTCCTGGTTGCTAGGGAGAGAGCTCACTTGCGCTAGCCACTACGCGAATGCCTTTGCGCACGGCAAGTTGATGGCGTGTTTTATACTTGAGGCAAACGAAGCCGGGTTTTTCAATAGTTGTTACgggatttttttcttctgttttttctttttgtaTTGATAGAGTTTTCTTCATTTTTTGTTTGGTTCCTTTTTTTACCTTCTCCAACTTTTTGTTgaactttctttttttcttctccattttttgtttggttttctttcttcttcttcattttttgttTTCTCCTTATGTTTGATTTTTTTGCACTCTACATTTTCGTATATGTCAAAATCATTttttaataagtgatcaacatttGTTTGTCCACATGTTCAACGctttttcaaaaacaaaacaaatacttgttcaacattttaatacttattcaagattttttaaatacttgttcgacaatttttaatatttatttcaacatttttcaaatacttgttcaacattttttatgcTTATTCAGTATTTTGAAATACTAGTTCAACATTTTTCATACACTCGTTAAACACTTtttaataattattcaacattttcaaatacctgttcaacatttttttaattcttgTTCAATATTTCTTTAACACTTACTCCACATTTTGcagatacttgttcaacattttcccaAATGTGTTTCAAAGAGTGTTTATTTataatgtgcgtgtgtgtgtgtgtagaattTTCTTAAAATATaagaaaaatatgaaaaaaaagcaaaaaaaaggagcatggaacagaaaaaaaatctaggcGGCTAGCCTCCTGCGCGGCTGGGCCGGCTCATCTGGGACTGCCCCGATGGAGAGCTACCCCTAGCTCGCTTAAAGCGAGAAACAGGGACGCCTCCATGCCTTGGCCTGAAGGTTGAGCATCCGGGCCGGCACGACATGGCCCGTttaacttttttattttttatttagattttttatatatatacatgGCATAAGAAATAGCCCAATAGACCAAAATCGGCCCAAATAACAGCCTATCAGGCCAACAACCTAGCAAGCCAGCGTACCTGGTGTGCCGTTGGGCGGCCCGCATAGCTCATGGGTCGTGCATGCACTGGAGGAGGCAGCACACGGGCTGGCATGGCACGCCCCGGCTAATAATCATGCCATGGCGGGCCGGGTCGTGGCAGGCACGATTAAGATAGGCCATGTCGGGCCAGCCTGTTTGGCATGCAAAttaactaaggagttagttacgagatgatgtattacgaaacggtcttttacatctgtgtccttaactcgaacccactactcacatttGCCCCTAATTGAAAAGCCTGCTaaaaatgcccctccgccgttaggtggcCTTATAAAAATGCCCTTCCGTGCCGTTTCCGttaggtcaaaggcctttgaccgtctaCGAGACGTTTCTTGGACATTTTGCCCCTGCCTCCAtgtgtcacttacatgtgggacacacttaggaaaaaataaaaataaaaacactttctctcacccccccccctccctctctcacttacatatgggcccaactaataaaatgaaaaataaaacttGATATGGGTCAGCCATTGTTCTATTATTTCTGAAATGTTATTTACTAATTTATTTGAGGGATGGACCCACTAGTCAGCTTTTGTGAAATGAGTGTAATTAGAACTCATAATAGTTTAGGATAATCTGGGATTAGGCTAACTAAAAACACGCCGGCGGCCGCGACGAAGACACGACGGTGATGTATGGGAGGCCGCCGGAGCAGTCGATTGGCTTCAAGATCGGGCTTGTGAGGGTGCAGGAGAGAAGCTTCAGTGGCCTAAGGTGGCCAGAGAATGTGGGGTGTCGGGGAGGATGGGAAGTCGCGAGCTTGAGCGGTGGCGACGGGAGGTGCTCGCCGGCAGAGCTTCTAGAGGAGAGAGGATAATCGGGAGCAGGCGGAGGATGTTCAGGAGGAGATTTCGAAACTCAAGAACCCAAGGTAAGGCTGCAATGCTCACTGGTGGAGGAGAtcgagcggcggcggcgtgacaccggagctggggaagacgagGAAGGATCTGTCATTATTGGGCGGTTCAATCCAATTAATCACACCGGGCGCGGCGAGCTGGTGACCGAGCGCGGTgagctggtggaggagcgcggcGAGCCAGCTCTAGTGGCGGCGCGAGGACCGATTCGCCGGCCGTCGGATGTAGTTCGCCGGAGATGATGGACAGGGCAGCGGAGCGCGGCGAGCTGCCGACCAGGCGCGGTGagctggtggaggagcatggcGAGCCAGCTCCAGTGGCGGCGCGAGGACCGGTCCGCCGGCCGTCGGATGTAGTTCGCCGGAGATGAGAGAAACTGCAAGGTCGGGAGACAGAGGATagcttttttcttttgtttattttttgcTAGGCCCCACATGTAAGTTAGAGAGAGATGTGGGAGAGaggtttttctttttccttttctgggcccatatgtaagtgagagagagagggggtgagagaaagtgtttttatttttattttttcctaagtgtgtcccacatgtaagtgacacaTGGAGGCAGGGGCAAAATGTCCAAGAAACGTCTCGtagacggtcaaaggcctttgacctaacggaaacggcacggaagggcatttctataaggacacctaacggcggaggggcatttttAGCAGGCTTTTCAATTAGGGGCaaatgtgagtagtgggttcgagttagggacagaaatgcaaatggcccattacgaaacgagtaaagagacttgccggtaacgagactgaactaggtatgaagataccgacgattaaatctcgggcaagtaacataccgacagacaaaaggattacgtatgttgtcataaaggtttgacttataaagatcttggtagaatatgtaggaaccaatatgggcattcaggtcctgctattcgttattgaccggagaggtgtctcggtcatgtctacatcattctcgaaaccgtagggtccgcacgcttaacgttcgttgacgacatattattatatgagttatgtgagttgatgaccgaatgttgtttggagtcccagatgagatcgcggacatgaaaAGGAGCtacagaatggtccgaaggtaaagattgatatataggacgatactatttggtcaccggaaaggtttcggaatgtagtgggttttatcggagtaccgaaaaGGATTTCAGAAGGCCAGCGACACttggtgggcctcatgggccaaaggagggacgcgcaccatcccactaaggggctggACGCAGTCCAACTCCCCTGGCCACATGccaaggaaggaaaggggggcgccaaggCAGGGCAGCTGCCGGCCCATCCCCTACCATATCCTCCACTCCTAAATAAGGAAAAGGGGGAGGCGCCTAGGGCAGGAGCCTAGGGTGGCCTTCGACCACCTTGGGGCGCCCCTAGGGTtgcctcccctcccccctccacctatatatatgtgaggagagagaggggcccatgattccctagccgtgtgcggcgcccctctctctagttcatcctcggtcatattttcgtagtgctcggcGAAGCCTTGCGGAGATAGTTGCATCACTACCGTCACCACGTCCTCGTGCCGCCCGGatctcatctactactttgcccgtcttgctagatcaagaaggcgaggacgtcaccgagctgaaccggaggtgtcgtacgttcggtacttgatcgggcggatcgtaaaggagtacgactacatcaaccgcattgataatcGCTTCCGCTTTACGGTTTATGAGGATACGTAGACATACTCTttcctctcgttgatatgcatctccatggatagatcttgcgtgtgcatagaatttttttgttttccatgcaacgttccccaatagacaCAACGTACGACTCGTCGCAATTCCAGCGGTCGCAGACAACGTCGGGCATCCCCTGTGTCGGTCATTCCCACCATCTGTTCGGCAAAAGTCCGGACCAAAATCTGTAAGTTTTTTACTTGCCCCATATGCATTTTTGACCAATTTCAGAATGGTTGTATCATTGTGATGCATCTTTAGGATTCTGTGATGACAAATTTGATGAAGGATGGTCAACAACCGCCAAATTATGAAATGGGTGATACCAATTTATCTTTATTTTGTGTTGGGCAATCCTCGCGCACTAAAAAAAGAAGACTCTAGAGGCAATAGGTCTGATATTCTCAACCCATGAAGATGCCTTGGCGTGAATGCATGGTGGGTCACAAGGATGAATCCTATTTGTGGAACCGAGCAAAGGGGCTCTGAATACTGGGGGAAAATCCATGCTTGGCACCATGAACACAAGCATTATGTGGACCTGCATCCTATTCATACCACCCGTAACAAGAGCTCTCTCCAACATAGATGAGCCACTGTCCAAGAGTTTGTGAACAAGTTTTATGGTTACCATACTCAAGTGGTGAATGGCCATGTAAGCTTTGCTTCACGTAGTCATCATTtttattgcttggcttgtcacatATGTTTTTTgtaagtcttgcaagcagaccatcttaacacgGTCAACAATGAAAGCAGAACTCACAGTGTTAGACACGACAATAGTTGAAGCAGAATGATTTCGAGAACTTTTGATGGATTTGCCAGTGGTTGAAAAAACCAATACTGGCTATTCTAATGAACTATGATAATCAGACGACGATCGTCAAGGTAAACATTTAGAAGGATAATAAGAAGACATCAATACATGTGAGAAGGCGACTGAAACCTATCAGGTTTATGAGAAATTCCCGGGTTATAGCATTGGACTATATGAACACATCAAGGAATCTGACAGATCCCTTCACAATGGATTTATCACCAAATGTGATACACAATGCATTGAATGAGATTGGATTGAGATCCACCACATAAATTGTTCATGGTGGTAACCCATTCcctgtgatcggagatcccgtgaattagaacTGATGAGACAGGCTATTGAATAACTCACAGGAGAATCTTTATTTTATAAAGATATACTCTGTTATGATGCAATTTTCTCCTAATATGAATGACAAGCTGATATTTATCTTAATGTTTTCTAAATGGCTTGGGTAGGcaaagatgttgtcctgcagaacatatGGAAAGAACACTTCTATATTAGTTAGACTGTTAAACGTCACATGCTATGAGAGTTGGGTGCTCTCTAATAAACTCATAAagaggccctggagtatgacgtatatgcTCCTACCCCGGAAAAGTTTTCAGCGGTCTAGTATCAGTCAAGGCTTTTACGTGAAACTTGTTTACACAAAACTTGCACTtgaaggcatagtccattgttttTTTTGAGGgtggcatagtccattgttcaagtTGTCAACGAGTGTAGCGTGGAGTACTATGTTGAAGTTTAACTTAACAGTCTTCAATGAAACACcatatataaacaatgttttggaacaaTAGGAAAACTTGATGTGGGATCTTGTGAGGGATTGTTGGAACTATTGGGCCTAGCCCATTTAGTATTTCAGAATATTGCCAATAATTCATAGTAAATCCCAGAGGCCCACGTGACCATTCATGCATGGCAAGGTGGTGTAGAAAGTTTAGTCCCATCACGATAGTGGAGGAAGTGTGAGATCTCTTTATAAGGTTTGTTTTTCCACATACCACTAAATCTTGAGGAGAGAGCATATTCCCATGCGCTCCTCCTTCTCCGCCCGTCTCGCCAAGCCATGCCTCGCCACGGTGCCTGCTCCTCCTCCGTCATCCGCCTTGCCACGACGCGTGTCGCTGGTTGTCGGATTGAGCCGAGCCGCGCTATGACCTATGCAACATGTGCGCGCTCCTTAAATTTTTGCCACGcaagaaaaataagttgaaacacTTTGTCTTCGAGAGGGAGACGAATTTGAACAGTTTTGCGAATTGTTTCTCTTCCTCTCCCTAGTGGACGTTTGTTCCTCCTCCTCTCCATGTTCGAGGCCTATATAAGAGGTCCCTCCTCTATGGCCAGAACACACACCTCCTCGCCTCGGTCCAAAACATTGAGCCGCCTATCTCTTTCCCATCTCGCTCCTCGGCGTACACCATGGAGTAAGACAACATGCCTCTGAAAGGGCGCCTTCTTGTGATCCAATACAGGAGAGGGCGTTAGGTTTATGGGGAGTGGTTCTGCACGACTGCTAGTAGTGATCGACATGGATATGATGTTTGTTGCTTATGATCTCAATTGCATGACTAGTTTCAACAATCTGTTGCATGTGTCAGTTATTCTCTCTATCATGTTGATCATATTTTAACAACAGTTTTTCAGGATTAAACTTAACAAAAAAAATGCCTAAATATTCGACATCCTTGACATTATTTCCTCCCTAGATGCGTCATTTAGAGACTTGGCATGGTTGGCTTTGGTGATATCCGTTGGGCAGCCACTGGCTTCGGGGTTCAATGGATGGGTAGGCGCTATTTGCTTGGCAGTGCGGTTCATCTTTCTTCATTCATTTGGTGAGGCCCATGTTTGCTTTCCTTCAGGTTATATAATTTCTCTCATCCGTGTCGCGGTGAAGATGGGGTCAGACTATCGACCAGTTATTTCCAAATTAATCGTGCTTTGTGTTGTTCTTGTGCTTGatactcttttttttttttgcaggagCGTTTGATTTTTCGCCTATAAACTGAATTGACCCTCTTCTTTTCAATGCAGTTGTGAGATCTCCCCATTCCCTGATGAGCTTccctaaaataatttttttcctGTGAGGTAGAAGTACAAATTTGTGATCGAAATGTCTTTGGAAAAGAAAATGTGATCCTACGGTCTTGTGTAAACGAAAAGCTTGTTCACGGTCTTGTGATTGATCGAGCACCCACCATCCGTTCGATTGGGGATTGAGATCGATAGTAGTATGTACTAGTACCGAGCACAGCAAAGAGGACCCGTGCGAGCGAGCAAACGGCGAGATTCGAGCGGCGCGAGGCGAAAAGATAGACAGACCCGTCGGCCGGCCCCCTGCGCCGTCTGCTTTTCCGCATGCTCGCAACGGCCTCTGCGCTCTGCGCCACGAATCCAACGAAAGTGACATGACCCCTGCGGCCCTGCATGCGTCGTCCATGACGGGAGGAAGGAATCCAACCAGATCCGCCCGCGGCAGGACCGCGTCGAGACGCCGCGTGGCTGCGGCCGGGAcccatcctcctcctctctctctcccacgatcGCGTATTCCCGCTCGACGCATCCACCACTCAAACGAAAGCCGCATCTATCTCCACACTGCTCCCGTTGGCCGTTGCGTGGACGACGATCGTGGCTTTCGGCCGGCGGGCTCCGGCCGCCAGCCGCAGCCGGGATTGTTCCCGCGTTGATAGAGCGGCGACGAGTCCGGGAAATATCGAGATCTTATTTGGCTCCGGTCCGGATTGGTGGTGCACGCACCGCGACCCTGTCCTGCCGGTCGCCATGCTCGAGTGTATAGTCTAGACTCTAGAGGCTCTAGCTGGGGTAGCTAGCAGCGGCCGTCTCCACTTCGTTCTGTAACAGCGACTCCACCGGCGACTTGTGATCAGTTTGTGACCTGCGAATGTGTACGAGTCGGACAAGTTACCGATCGAGCTGTTTTGCCCTGCATGCCCAGACGTCTCTCGCATACACGTGTTGTGATGGTGAGATGGTAACTTGAGCTATTCTTTCACCAGCGCAATATTGACGTGCGGGTACTCAACTGCGCAAATTTTCCATGGAGCAGGAGATGGTTTTAAAGGATGAAACGTGTGTGATGCCAATTGTGCATACTCCTCGGTGGGGTGACCCCTTTCTCAAAGCATACATCATCATTGTTAGAAATAATCTTAGAGTTTTGTAAACGCGTTGGAGTCTAGTCCGGCTAGGATTCTTGTCATCGTGTGCTGTTAGGTTTAGTAGCTAAGTCTAACAGGATGATCAGCGTTGCCGTGAAATTAGATTAGGAATATAAGTCCGCTAGGACTTTGTATCCGTATGGATTTAGATCAGGTTAGGTGGGTTGGGCATGTATATAAATAtgggtcccgataactgccacacgtgtggtgtatcggatAGTTGTGTCACACGCCTCGTGTGGCACGGACAACAACCAGCCCACACACctatgtgtgggcaaaacaactaatgcCCACACATATCTTTTTTTCCCTCCCGAACCTTCTCAcatgcgtgcgtgtgggcgaagttgataacgcccacacgcccgtatgtcaggcctcgtaccctCCTGGTCCCGCACGCGATGCGTGACGCccaccgcgcgcccgcagttgccatggtccagaccctcgtccatgttcatttaactacagttgccatgtcgctgaactacggttgccatgtcggacaactgtagttgccatgattgctcaactgcagttgccatgtatggtctgatctaatgtagttgccatgatttcataactttaggagttgtcacatactaacactaggcagttgagagagttgccatgtgctcacaagcatgctagggcagttgccatgtaaaaaggaaaAGTTGCCATCTGCTAACGTGCAcgttggggcagttgccatgtacgtgcacgttggggcagttgccatgtaccatgcaaaaacacatggcaactcggtaaaaaagagttgccatctgcttacgtgcacactaggcagttgccatataccctgcaaaaacacatggcaactcgggtaaaaaaagagagttgccacctgcttataaagcacactaggggcagttgccatgtgcgctgtaaaaacacatggcaactagcagctggggtgtgggagaggagacgggcgtgtgggcgagatggcaaatgcccacaaaccagcccttgtgcgtgactgaaaactggtgtgtgggtgaactgctaaacgcccacacatcggcccctccgtgtggtaaaacggatgtgtggacgaactatgtcacacaccacacacacgccttgtcctacgtggcacagaaaATCAGCCAGATTATGCCAAAATTCATGCATAtagtactggacggtgatggatgcgtgtggtcgagatggtcaacgcccacacgtgtgggcgttaacatttccgtataAATATACAGCCCTGCGTGAGTTTTGTAACATCACCGGAagagaaaaggagaaaataaataaagagaaaaatAGAGGCACGACACTTTTGGCAAAAGTTTTTGCGCGTGCCT from Triticum aestivum cultivar Chinese Spring chromosome 4A, IWGSC CS RefSeq v2.1, whole genome shotgun sequence harbors:
- the LOC123088184 gene encoding arginine decarboxylase 1, with amino-acid sequence MPALAVDAAAPVAHAFPACGDASPRFAAAPLLGPAVAVAAAAAADKPEMAAWSADLSSALYNVDGWGAPYFFVNDDGDVAVRPHGAATLPGQEIDLAKVVARAAGARAGGGLGLALPLLVRFPDVLRHRVETLNAAFAYAVRSTGYAGRYQGVYPVKCNQDRYVVEDIVEFGAPFGFGLEAGSKPELLLTMSCLVARGSPDALLICNGYKDLEYVSLALIARTMGLNTVIVLEQEEELDIVVEASRRLNIRPVVGMRAKLRTKHAGHFGATSGEKGKFGLNAAQILSVVAKLKALAMLDCLQLLHFHIGSQIPTTALLADGVGEAAQIYCELARLGAAMRVIDVGGGLGIDYDGTHSAQTDMSVAYSLEEYAAAVVAAVGRVCDRKGVQHPVICSESGRALVSHHSVLIFEAFSATAPASNMMDPATAYLLDELTDDCRSDYRNLMASAVRGDFDTCGLYADQLKRRCAEQFKEGVLGLEHLAAVDGLCEIVARGMGAAEGPRRYHINLSVFTSLPDMWAIEQLFPIIPIQRLQERPAVDGVLSDLTCDSDGKVDQFIGGRSSLPLHELPTHGTRGYYLGMFLGGAYQEALGGLHNLFGGPSVVRVSQSDGPHCFAVTRAAPGPSCADVLRAMQHEPEVMFEVLKQRTTDDGATAAALARAFGSMPYLSFDAEEASAMSGAESSGMSSDSEGSAAGAAEDDDEEWEFMRGLTV